The nucleotide sequence tcattaaaattaaaaactttgacaCTTAAAGGACAgtatcaaaaagtaaaaaagagccacagaatgggagaaaatatttacaaagcataTCTCTGATAAGActatatccaaaatatgcaaagaaatcttacaactcaaaaaaaaaaaaaaaaagaaagaaagaaatcttacaactcaataataaagacaaatagcctgattaaaaaatgggcaaaggatctgaatagacatttctccaaggaagatatgCAAATAGATAATAAGATCATGAAGAGATACTTGacatcatttgtcatcagggaaacgcaCATCAGAACCATAATACGATACCACTTCATACCATTATGATGCCTAGACTCAAAAGGGCAGATAATAGCAAGTGTTGTAGGATGTGAAGAAATCCAAACTctcctacactgctggtgggaatgtaaaatgatgcagctactttggaaaacaggccATAAGTTCCTTGAACAATTAAACATATAGAGTTGCCATATGAAATAGCAAGTTAGCCTTAGGTATACACCCAAGAGACATGAAAACATATGTATGGACAAAACAAAGTGTGCAAATGTTTGTACattgtccataatagccaaaaggtaaaagcaactcaaatatccatcaactgataagtggatgaacaaaatgtagtatatccataaaagtgaatattatttgaccacaaaataaataaaacattggcacatgctacaacatagatgaatctccaAAACACTTTATTAAGTGGAATAAGCCAGTTGCAGAAACCCACTTGTGATTTAAAActtatgaaatgtctagaataggcagGTCTATAGAAACAGACAGTAAATAAACTAGGGGTGAAGTtgtggaggaggatggggggatgATAGCTAAAaggtatggagtttctttttgaagtgatgaaaatgttctaaaattgtctCTGTGATGGTtgcacacatttttaaatctaCTAAAAACTTTTGAATCGTATACTTTAATTGGAtgaattatatgatatataaattatatcttaatagaggttttagaaaaaagaaaaacagcaattaAATGGAACACTTGGTTTTGGACTGGAACTTTTAGCAATAAAGGACATTTTGGGGATGACTGGGGAAACTGAATGTTTTCTGGGGATTAGATGTTAGCATATGTATCAGTGTTACTTTCTTGATTTTGATAGTTGCATTTCAGTTATTCAGGAGAAAATGCTTGTTAGTAGGAAATGTAAACTAAAGTGTTGATGGATGATGGGGCATCACTGTAGGTAACTCATTCTCAAATGtctggaaaaaagtatttttgcaaCTTATTTGtgagattatttcaaaatataaatatataatataatatatataaatatatttcataaaataactgatttaattttaaaatctgaggCTAGGGATGGAATATTGTGCCCTGTGATTGCTAAGATTCTTAGCCTGCCTATGGTgagaatggtggtggtggtggtggtggtggtggtagtggtctTATTCTTCAGCAAGTTGCATTGGGCCTAAGTTCTATAAGATTTCCAGCTGACATTGATTTGTATGGAATTTCTACTCTAAAGCAATAACATtgactttgagaaagaaaaggtaaatacTATTTAACACAAAAGATAAATAGTTGAAGAAAtcaatttatttgaaaaggaatGCTTTCTTGTTGTTACATTTATTAGCAGGGAACATTAATCAATAGCCAGTAGAAAATATCAGACCACTTTTGGAACGTGCTGCTAAAAGCCTGTGAGCTCATCATCCTTGCTTTTGTCAGTCTGGTAACCAGTAAGTGTCAAAGTTGGATTTTGTCCAGGAAGGCCTTTGAATATTTTTAGGTGAATATAACTATTATCACCTACCCGCacctaaaagagaagaaaaagaaaaaaattaaaaagagattcATTCAAATGCAACTTTGCCATGTAAAACATTCTCAGACTTAAAGACTCAATGAAATAAGGTTTTCTAGAACAGTATTTcttagactcttgattttcatAAATCTATCACCTTATTTTATGATAAAGGGCAGGCTAAAGGCATGGCAAGAGGCataagcccttttttttttcttttcttttcttttcttttcttttcttttcttttcttttcttttcttttcttttcttcttttctttcttttcttctcttctcttttcttttcttttttcttactatttcccACTTTGGGTACAAATGAAGgtgcatttcattttcaaagatgCACAATGCAAGAGAACAAAGGACAGTTTCTTTGTTGATTCTGTTTTCTGACTTCCAAATTGGGACACTTTATTTGCTACATGGTttgagaagggaggaggaaaatcaGAATTGTCCTAGAAAATTTGGGATGTTTGTTCCCATATCTCTATTAGAACCTACATTATAAATGCCCACTGATAGGACTGAGCAGGGACCAGAGGATGGACAGTCTAGTGTCCCTATAAAGTGAAGGGTTCTTGCTGGGAAGTCGTTGGTATGAAAATTGAAATGGTAGTGTGGGCATGAATCTAGGACCTAGATAATCATGATAAgaatttaaactttcatttttggTTGGTACAATAAAAGTTTTGTCATAGAATAATAtttgtttacattctgatgtcCCTTCCTAATTAACAAATACCATTTATCAAATGTTTACTACGATTTGTAGGCTATGATGAACATTTTATATACTTCTTACTATGGGCCTGAACAAAGGTAGAACCATGACagttttacagatgcagaaagcATCTGTGTAATTAGTAGAGATTAAGTAAATTTCCATAAGTCTCTCAGCTAATAGGTGACAGAATCAAAACCCACATCTAGACTCCAATATCAATGTTATTTTCACTCTATGGTGtaaccattttttttcatgtaggctccacacccagcatggagcccaatgtgaggcctGAACTTATAACCTAAGATCAAGACCcaggctgagatcaagagttagatgctccaccaactgagccactcagattcCCCTActatgtaaacttttttttttctatgtaaacttttaaaagcatttattctGTACTTAGAACAGGACATCAGCCTTTGCATACATTATTAGAAGCAGCACAGCCAGTAGTTCAGCATCAGACCACCTGGCTTCATATCCTGCCTCTGCTCTTACAACTGTATGATATTTGTTAGTTGCTCCATCTCCCTGGGGCTCCATTTTCTCATCAGTAACACAAGGGAAATCATCACACTTAGCTCATAGATTTGCTGAGTGGATTCAAAGAGATAATACATGTCCAGCCCTAAGAACAGAGCCTGCCTGGCACgttgtaagtgctcagtaaatttcTTGCTCATTTATTCCACACAACATCTGGCAAAGTAGGTTTTTATCTGCATTGCACAGATAAGGCccttgaggctcagagaagatgAAGGGCTGTGATCACACAGGCACTGACTAGTGGCACAAATTGAACAGGGGATCAAACCCAGAACTACCTGACACCACAGGCTGCAGCCCTTCCATTCCACCACCTGCCTCTTGATAGATACTTGAGAAAGAACATAGAAGGTCTCATCATCAGAAAGACCTTACATGTAGAGAACAGTTCAGAGCAGAGATCAACAGCTAGATGGCAGGAAGTAATGGGGGGACTGGAGTCAGCAGTTGTAATCCAGTATGAGAAAGTTAACCAGGCAAGTGGTCTTAAGGAATGAAATTTTCAAGTTTCTTGATGAGCTTTTTAGGAAATACATGAGCTGGTTAATTTGTGAAATTTATGAACTAGGACTAATTGTAAACTATTAAAACAATGATTTCAATTTTGATGCAATGTTTCTTGTCTTtgaacaaaatcatttttaagtggaaaacattcttttttagcTGTGAAGAAAGCAGAttgagaaaggaggaaatgaTTGTGCCATTGCTTTCTGAGGATAAGGCGGGATCTCATTCATGTGCTCCACCACAGGACCCTGGCATATGCTAGGAGCCCAAATTCAGTAGGACTGCGCTGATCCATTTACATGACCCAGTGTTGTAATCTTCCTATGCTGAGCTGGTTAGGatctgttattttaaattttttgctgaaaacattttttaagcattttatgtCGTAAGTAGTTaattgttaaagaaaaataagccagaCTGTGCCTTGGTCAAATGGTTTTGTAAAGATCAAGCACATACGTTTGAAtatctgttattatttattaaatcagAATTATCATCTCAATACAAAAAGATGAAGATAGTTCTCAAGTATCTACGGTTGACTTGTTGAATTGGTTTTCTCTCAACTTTGCAACCATTTTCTTCAGTTACAACTGGGATAGTGCATCACTTAATTTGTTGATGTAGCTATGAATTAAATTCTAAATTATCTTAAATGTTCCACTGTTTTAAACTATACCTTCAGTGTCACAAATTGAATCCACTTACTTGAATTGCAAAAATTGTTTACATTGTGTTAATCAAAATGCTTATGTAAAAGACAAAAGAGGTTTCAACTATTTTCCCACCTTAAATGTATTTAAGTCATTCCTAAAATCCATATAGTGTAGACACATAGAATCATAAAGCTTTGAGTGGAGCATCTGGCTCAGCTCCAAGCCCGTGGGCAACTGAGATATTCTCTCACTTTACACAAAAAGCGCTATAGCCACAAACTAAGCATGCTTGGAACTGTTATGAAATCTCTTTCTATACGATTTTTGACAAACGTAATTTGTAAATTGTAATTGTAATTTGGAAGGAGTCAACATAAGAGAGCTTTCTAAATTCATAGGAAACAGATAGTATAAATATACCATCATCTACCAAATTTGAGAGTCTATTACCACTCTCAATTTCATGCTAGGTAAGCACCTTCATTTAGGACAACCGGAAGGGACAAAAATGGTAGGGGTGACAGGAAGCATCACACCAAGTGAAAAATCCCATATCTTTTAGTGCCAAGGTGAACTCATCAAGGATGTTGAACTCTAACCTTAATGTAGTAATTTATTCCAGCCACCACTTGAGTTTTATACTCTACGGCTTCAAATTCTTGGTAagtctcatttgttttttcttcaagcTGAGGTTTAAccttaagaagagaaaaagaggaaacacGTTACCAAAGCTATATGGGACTCCATTTGTGTGATTTACAAGTCCGGGAACCTTGTGTTTCTAAAGGTCCTTGAACATGGTAACGAGAGGTATTTTTGGTAtttcaaggaaaagaaaccatctatcttcaaaaaaattacatgggctaactaaaatgttaaatttttctgCTTTAGGCTGC is from Canis lupus baileyi chromosome 35, mCanLup2.hap1, whole genome shotgun sequence and encodes:
- the CSTA gene encoding cystatin-A gives rise to the protein MMPGGLTEAKPATPEVQEIANEVKPQLEEKTNETYQEFEAVEYKTQVVAGINYYIKVRVGDNSYIHLKIFKGLPGQNPTLTLTGYQTDKSKDDELTGF